One segment of Mycobacterium spongiae DNA contains the following:
- a CDS encoding alkaline phosphatase family protein: protein MPGSICDVLPAAAALLGVPGAVDKLGLADRVRNADDVDRIAVVLVDGMGADLLAQLAADAPLLASVLAGGIGDLDRLSCTFPSTTPTSLVSLGTGAQPGEHGILGFTLNIPGTDRVLNHIRWRDDPPHRHWQPLPTWFERLAWAGVSARAVLPEWFIGSGLTHAAYRGAQFCATQSSDDYAVRVADELRAAPGLVYGYTADLDTAAHLFGIGSAPWHEAASRVDALVTRLLEALPPRAALLITADHGGLNVPDDARVDLDTDPQLAAGVRVVAGDPRVRYLHTEPDAAADVLDTWTEALAGWADVRTREDAVATGMFGPVSPRHLHRIGDVVVTCTAAAAVLATGHEPPETAQLIGFHGAATAAEVAIPLIVF, encoded by the coding sequence TGCCGGCCGCCGCGGCGCTGCTCGGGGTTCCGGGTGCGGTCGACAAGCTCGGGTTGGCGGATCGGGTGCGCAACGCCGACGACGTCGACCGCATCGCGGTCGTTCTGGTCGATGGGATGGGCGCCGACCTGTTGGCCCAATTGGCCGCCGATGCCCCGCTGCTCGCCTCAGTTCTGGCCGGTGGAATCGGAGATCTGGACCGGCTCAGCTGCACCTTCCCGTCCACCACACCGACCAGTCTGGTGTCCCTGGGCACCGGTGCTCAGCCGGGCGAGCACGGCATCCTGGGCTTCACGCTCAACATCCCCGGCACCGACCGGGTGCTCAACCACATCCGGTGGCGCGACGACCCACCACATCGCCACTGGCAACCGCTGCCAACCTGGTTCGAACGGCTGGCATGGGCCGGAGTTAGCGCACGCGCGGTGCTGCCAGAGTGGTTCATCGGCAGCGGTCTCACCCACGCGGCCTATCGGGGAGCGCAGTTCTGCGCCACCCAGTCAAGCGATGACTACGCGGTGCGCGTGGCCGACGAACTGCGCGCGGCTCCCGGACTGGTGTACGGATACACCGCCGACCTGGACACGGCGGCTCACCTCTTCGGCATCGGTTCGGCGCCATGGCACGAGGCCGCATCCCGCGTCGATGCCCTGGTGACCCGGCTCCTCGAAGCGCTGCCCCCGCGGGCGGCGCTGCTGATAACGGCCGATCATGGCGGCCTCAACGTCCCCGACGACGCTCGAGTCGACCTCGACACGGACCCACAGCTGGCGGCGGGGGTTCGCGTGGTGGCCGGCGATCCACGGGTGCGCTACTTGCACACCGAGCCGGACGCTGCGGCGGACGTGCTGGACACCTGGACCGAGGCTCTCGCCGGCTGGGCCGACGTCCGCACTCGCGAAGACGCGGTGGCAACCGGCATGTTCGGGCCGGTGAGTCCACGCCACCTGCACCGGATCGGCGACGTCGTGGTCACCTGCACAGCCGCCGCCGCGGTGCTGGCGACCGGTCACGAGCCGCCGGAAACCGCTCAGCTCATCGGCTTCCACGGCGCGGCCACCGCAGCCGAAGTGGCCATACCGTTGATCGTTTTCTAA